The Xyrauchen texanus isolate HMW12.3.18 chromosome 4, RBS_HiC_50CHRs, whole genome shotgun sequence genome segment AGATTTCAAAGTGTTGCTTGCAAGTCTATAAATTCACAAgtttgccaaaatgttgcagctGAAatgaaaaaattgaaaaaaaaaatctatgattTTGTATTTGAACACTGCATTAaacctaaaatattttatttcctgTGAGTGggccaacatttaaaaaaataaataaataaataaaaagggggTCCTTGCAAGTACTGTCCTTTGActttataaaaactctgtcataaACTTACAATCTTTATCTGACCATTCAGAGGCAAATATTCCTATCTTGTCCATGTTATTTTCATGATATCTACAAACTAATATTGAAAgttaagataaatattttttttggttctGATGTGttgaaaaataacaataaatatagcctatatattttttttgatgTCTCTATATTCTTGCCCTATTTGGGGTTAAATAGCATAACGCATGGAAACAAGTTCTTCAGAATTTCATCATCCCTAATTAAGTCATCGTTAAATAACATTATCACTTATTCATTGTAAATAATATCAAGTGGGAAACATAaccagttgttttttttaatttggcaGAAATTGGAGACATTTGTGCAAAATGGGGACGACCATCATCAGATGGGAACGTTCCGTCTGAGGCTGAGCCAATCGAAATGTTTCGCGCATGCTCAGTTGATCATATTTCCGTACTAGTCGAGGAGCGGGAATCAACTATTGAAGCAGCACGCGCGTCTTTCGGCATCATCAGCTAAAAACACTCGTGACGCAGCCGCTACATGCAAGAGTAGGAATCAATATCTGATAGAAATATGCAGACACGCGCGCAGAAGCAGAACGCGTcaagaaaaggtaaacaaaacccGCTTCATTTGGTTTTCCATGCTCTGTACTAGGATAACCTCATGAAATAATTAGTCACCGGCAGTGCTGCAAAAAGAGTTGCTTGGCTCTTTTTGCCTAGAAAAAGAAGGTGTCGAGGGTGGTATAAATGGAAAAGCATTTCAGCAGTTACAATATCATTACCATTATTTGTTCGAGTGGCAATTTAATAGACCATGGCagtacatttaaaacacattgaaGCATTTCTATTTGTTGCAGGAATAAGTGAATATGAGAAGAAAAAAATTGGAGGAGAGGAACCTGTTGTTCAGATAAATATCCAGCCCTCACAGACACCAATTAAAAGGCAGAACAAAGATAAACTGTTATACATTAATGGTCGCAGTTGCAAGGAAGACGCCAACCTTCATGGTATAAATGGAAATGCTGAGAGTGGTAAGATCATCAGTGCCATAAGCTCTGCAAAGAATGCAGGTCACGTCCTGCCTAAAAGCCTTTACCGTGGGAAAGGCAGTGGTAGTGGACAAAAGAGGCAGCCCAAGGTGACTGATCAATGGGTTGATGGTAAATATCCATGTAAAGAATGTGGCATGGTTCTAGAGAGCAGAATGGACCTTGTGAAGCATTACCAGGCGGCACATAGACATTTGCGTCCATTCAATTGCCATGTATGTGGCATGTGCTTCAATGCGCCAGCCAAACTGAAATGTCACATGCGCTCACACTCTGGAGAGCGTCCTTTCACCTGCAACATCTGTAATAAAGCTTTTACTCAGAAAGGCTCTCTGAACACCCATATGATATGGCACAGTGGCGTTAAAGCTTATAAATGTGAGGAATGTGGCCGAAAGTTTGCCAGATGCGGCGActtgaattcacacaaaaaaactcACACCGAGGAGAAACGGCACAGCTGCACCGAATGTGGTGAGTCTTCAGAATAGTATGTGTCCATCCTGCATGTACTTCAAGGTTCTCATTTATTTGTACTCCATTTTGTCTCTCCTTTAGGTAAAAAATTCAGAAGAGGAGAGCACTTGCGCCAACATTTACTAATCCATACTGGAGAGTTACCATATTCCTGTACACACTGTGATAAAAAGTTTCGTATTCCTAGTAACCTTGCTATTCATCAGCGCATACACacaggagaaaaaccttacaaatgTCTGAAATGTGGAGTACGCTTTAGACAGTGGAGCGCCTTGAAAGGACATCTTGAAAGTGTGCACTCAGGTGAACGGCCTTACTCTTGTGAACGCTGCAGTAGCAGCTTTTCATGTTTTAAGTATCTTCGTAATCACATGCAAACTCACACCAATAGCAGACTGTTTGTCTGTGAGCAGTGTGGTCATTTTTCCAAAAATCAGAGTAATTTGGATGTCCACCGAGCTGTGCACTCAGACGACAGGCCGTTTAAGTGCTCACTGTGTGACAAGAGCTTTAAACAGCCCCAAGGGCTGAAAACACACAAGCTCGTTCACACTGCAGAGCGTCCACATCGGTGCGTGATCTGCAACAAAACATACCGCAGCACAGCAGGACTGCGTGGACATATGTTTAGTCACACAGGTGCACGTCCATATACTTGCAAGGAGTGTGAAAAGAGCTTTAGAGATCCTGGTGCCCTAAAAAGACATGCCACAACACACACAGGAGAAAGACCTCATAAATGTAAGCTTTGCCCCAAGGCATATTCCCAGCTTTCAGGCTACAAAGCTCATATGCGAGTACACACTGGCGAAAAGCCCTATAAATGCACATATTGCTCCAAGACTTTCCGCTATCAGAACAGTATGAAAGCCCATGTTTTATTCCACACAGGTCAGGCTCCTTTCCCCTGCCCAGAATGTGGAAAACTATTTAAGCAAACTAAGAGCTTAAAAAACCACATGAAAACATTTTGCCACGGTGACAAAATGCAATCTGATACCAAAAAGTGAAGAGACAAAACTGACACGTATATAAAGCATAAGATTGGGTTTTGCTGTATCAAGTCTCTAACATCTTTTACCACATTAAGTGCTGATGTCACTAATTAAACAACCAAAGATAGAAATTGAAGCGTTTGGGTGTTAATTAATATGCACATAGGCTATATGTTGTACATGTCCTATATCTAAAGAATGGGTGTCATAGAGTTTCTTAGTAcatgtaaaacatattttgttaatCAAAGATTAATGTTGACACCAGGCACCAAACATTAATGTACTTAAAGCTAAAAACTAAATCTTAAATTTGAAGGTATGTTAATCTTTGTTTTCAGAGGTTTTAGATAAGATGTGCCTTATGGAAGTTATGTTTCTGCTGAAGCTGTAAATGTAAATTGGCAGATCTCACTGATATTCAAAGCAGtattcaataaaacaaacaaacaataaaatacattgtatattttgtaattatataaattaacagTAAATTCTTGGTATTTGTGTACTGCATATCTTCAATGCGATTGTGTTGTCTGTATTGTATCTCCACTTCTCCCATTTGTTACAGGGATACCTGGGGGTTTACTTGATTCATCAGTTTCACAATGTTTACACAGGCAAGCTATTGGGCATCAACAGTAATAATGTAGAATGATTAACAGTTCAGTAGTTCTGTTAGATTCTGAAATCAATTTCTACATTACTGTGGTTTTCTTCCCAATAGGATGTTTCTAACACCCTTCATGAAAAAGTAAAcattaaaagaatgttccgggttcaatacaatttaagctcaatcgacagcatttgtggcataatattgattaccattaaacattttaatttgactggtccctcctttaaaaaaaagcaaaaatctgtttggcagtgaggcacttacaatagaagtg includes the following:
- the LOC127635379 gene encoding zinc finger protein 85-like: MVLESRMDLVKHYQAAHRHLRPFNCHVCGMCFNAPAKLKCHMRSHSGERPFTCNICNKAFTQKGSLNTHMIWHSGVKAYKCEECGRKFARCGDLNSHKKTHTEEKRHSCTECGKKFRRGEHLRQHLLIHTGELPYSCTHCDKKFRIPSNLAIHQRIHTGEKPYKCLKCGVRFRQWSALKGHLESVHSGERPYSCERCSSSFSCFKYLRNHMQTHTNSRLFVCEQCGHFSKNQSNLDVHRAVHSDDRPFKCSLCDKSFKQPQGLKTHKLVHTAERPHRCVICNKTYRSTAGLRGHMFSHTGARPYTCKECEKSFRDPGALKRHATTHTGERPHKCKLCPKAYSQLSGYKAHMRVHTGEKPYKCTYCSKTFRYQNSMKAHVLFHTGQAPFPCPECGKLFKQTKSLKNHMKTFCHGDKMQSDTKK